Below is a genomic region from Sphingopyxis terrae subsp. terrae NBRC 15098.
TCGCGGCGGCAGCCGAAGCGCCGCTGCCTGTGCATCCTTACGCGGCCTCGGTGTCCGATGCGGCGCGGCGCTTCGGCATCCCCGAGGAATGGATCTGGCGCGTCATGCATGCCGAAAGCCGCGGCAACCCACGCGCCGTCTCGCGAGCGGGCGCGAGGGGCCTGATGCAGATCATGCCCGCGACATGGGCGATGCTGACGGAAAGGCATCGTCTCGGGCCCGACCCCTTCGACGCCCGCGCCAATATCCACGCCGGCACGGCTTATCTGCGCGCGATGTGGGATCGCTATCACGACCTTCGGTTGATGCTCGCCGCCTATAATGCGGGTCCCGGGCGCGTCGACGCCTATGTCGCCGGGCGCCGGCAATTGCCCGCCGAAACCCTCGTCTATGTCGCAGCGATTGCGCCCGACCTCGAAGCCGGCTCGCCCGGTCGCCGCGCCGAAGCTCAGCTCCCCCCAGCGCCCGGTTGGCGCGGCGCCGATATTTTCGCTGTCCTCACGAGGGGCTTGGAGAATGACCCCGGCGCTGCATCGTCGCCCGGTTCGGACGCGCCGGGGGACGATGGCCGCGCGCCTGGCGCCGGTCCCGATCGGCTTTTCCCGCTGCGGTCACGAAAGGCT
It encodes:
- a CDS encoding lytic transglycosylase domain-containing protein — protein: MTGSTDLRGIILARVLGRAAHAGAAAAALAAPVPSIAAAAEAPLPVHPYAASVSDAARRFGIPEEWIWRVMHAESRGNPRAVSRAGARGLMQIMPATWAMLTERHRLGPDPFDARANIHAGTAYLRAMWDRYHDLRLMLAAYNAGPGRVDAYVAGRRQLPAETLVYVAAIAPDLEAGSPGRRAEAQLPPAPGWRGADIFAVLTRGLENDPGAASSPGSDAPGDDGRAPGAGPDRLFPLRSRKAR